A DNA window from bacterium contains the following coding sequences:
- a CDS encoding metal-sensitive transcriptional regulator encodes MELNDGPGAATRDALLARLSRIEGQVRGVRRMVEEGRACAEVLPQLRSVIQALCRVQDLTLHQHLRRCVRESFEGAAAEERERKAEEIFLLLSRYRQP; translated from the coding sequence ATGGAACTCAATGACGGTCCGGGCGCGGCGACGCGCGACGCCCTGCTCGCGCGGCTCAGCCGCATCGAGGGGCAGGTGCGGGGCGTGCGGCGCATGGTCGAGGAGGGACGCGCCTGCGCCGAAGTGCTCCCGCAGCTGCGCTCGGTCATCCAGGCGCTCTGCCGCGTCCAGGACCTGACCCTGCACCAGCACCTGCGCCGCTGCGTCCGCGAGAGCTTCGAGGGGGCGGCGGCCGAGGAGCGCGAGCGCAAGGCGGAGGAGATCTTCCTGCTGCTGAGCCGCTACCGGCAACCCTGA
- a CDS encoding heavy metal translocating P-type ATPase encodes MSDEARKPAQESVTIGVAGMHCAACVAAVERALKKVDGVADARVNFASEKATVDFDPQLVTPKALEHAIAEAGYEPRAEAAGGALPDAETTDREREERRREIASLRLRFAVSLGLALPLLYLAMGGHAGLPLPAWSGGTMALVQLLLTTPILAVNHVFYSRGILAVARTGAATMDTLVALGTGAAWLYSLAASVLVWTGRDPHAAHRLYFETAGVLVAFIVLGKWLEALAKGKTSEAIRALMGLAPRSAVVVRDGAEAEVPIDQVLVGDVVLVRPGQKVPVDGTVTEGHSSVDESMLTGESIPVEKGPGDRVAGATVNGTGSFRFRAERVGRDTVLAQIVRLVEQAQGSKAPIQALADRVAAIFVPVVVAIAVVAAGVWLLAGASFAAALSIFIAVLVIACPCALGLATPTAVMVGTGLGAKNGILIKSAEALQRAQAVTTVVFDKTGTLTRGAPALTDVVALGRVPADELLRLTAAVEKLSEHPLAEAVVRGATSRGLAVPPAAHFKSVTGKGVRAMVEGREVVVGNRALMEELGFALDGAGARVGTLEAEGKTAVLVGIAGELAGAVAVADTLKEHAGAAVDALRRMGRRVVMMTGDNRLAGEAIGRQLGIDAVLAEVRPGDKAGEVRKLQEAGAVVAMVGDGINDAPALSQADVGIAIGTGTDVAIESGDIVLVRGDVRDVAVAIDLSRATMRTIKRNLFWAFFYNSVGIPVAAGALYPFFGFLLNPMIAGAAMAFSSVSVVTSSLLLRNARMRR; translated from the coding sequence ATGAGCGACGAGGCACGGAAGCCGGCGCAGGAGAGCGTCACGATCGGCGTCGCGGGCATGCACTGCGCAGCCTGCGTCGCGGCGGTGGAGCGCGCCCTGAAGAAGGTCGACGGCGTCGCCGACGCGCGGGTGAACTTCGCCTCCGAGAAGGCGACCGTCGACTTCGATCCGCAGCTCGTGACGCCCAAGGCGCTCGAGCACGCGATCGCCGAGGCCGGCTACGAGCCGCGCGCCGAGGCGGCCGGCGGCGCGCTCCCCGACGCGGAGACGACGGACCGCGAGCGCGAGGAGCGCCGCCGCGAGATCGCGTCCCTGCGCCTGCGCTTCGCGGTCTCGCTCGGGCTGGCGCTGCCGCTGCTCTACCTCGCGATGGGCGGGCACGCGGGCCTGCCGCTGCCCGCGTGGTCGGGCGGCACCATGGCGCTGGTTCAGCTGCTGCTGACGACGCCGATCCTCGCCGTCAACCACGTCTTCTACAGCCGCGGCATCCTGGCGGTCGCGCGCACGGGCGCCGCGACGATGGACACGCTCGTCGCCCTCGGCACCGGCGCGGCGTGGCTCTACAGCCTCGCCGCCTCGGTGCTCGTCTGGACCGGACGCGACCCGCACGCCGCGCACCGCCTCTACTTCGAGACGGCGGGCGTCCTCGTCGCCTTCATCGTCCTCGGCAAGTGGCTCGAGGCGCTCGCGAAGGGCAAGACCTCCGAGGCCATCCGCGCGCTGATGGGGCTGGCGCCGCGCTCCGCCGTCGTCGTGCGCGATGGCGCGGAGGCGGAGGTCCCCATCGACCAGGTCCTGGTCGGCGACGTCGTGCTCGTGCGGCCCGGGCAGAAGGTGCCGGTGGACGGCACCGTGACGGAGGGGCACTCGAGCGTCGACGAGTCCATGCTCACGGGCGAGAGCATCCCGGTGGAGAAGGGCCCGGGCGACCGCGTCGCCGGCGCGACGGTCAACGGCACCGGCTCCTTCCGGTTCCGCGCCGAGCGCGTCGGCCGCGACACCGTGCTCGCGCAGATCGTGCGCCTCGTCGAGCAGGCGCAGGGCTCCAAGGCGCCGATCCAGGCGCTCGCCGACCGCGTCGCGGCGATCTTCGTGCCGGTGGTCGTCGCGATCGCCGTCGTCGCCGCCGGGGTCTGGCTGCTGGCCGGCGCGTCCTTCGCCGCCGCGCTCTCGATCTTCATCGCGGTCCTGGTCATCGCCTGCCCCTGCGCGCTCGGGCTGGCGACGCCGACCGCCGTCATGGTCGGCACGGGCCTCGGCGCGAAGAACGGCATCCTCATCAAGAGCGCCGAGGCGCTGCAGCGCGCGCAGGCCGTGACGACGGTGGTCTTCGACAAGACCGGCACGCTCACCCGCGGCGCGCCGGCGCTGACCGACGTCGTCGCCCTCGGCCGCGTCCCCGCGGACGAGCTGCTGCGGCTGACCGCCGCGGTCGAGAAGCTCTCGGAGCACCCTCTGGCGGAGGCCGTGGTGCGCGGCGCGACCTCGCGCGGTCTCGCGGTGCCGCCGGCCGCGCACTTCAAGTCGGTGACCGGCAAGGGCGTGCGCGCGATGGTCGAGGGCCGCGAGGTCGTCGTGGGCAACCGCGCGCTCATGGAGGAGCTGGGCTTCGCGCTCGACGGGGCCGGCGCGCGCGTCGGCACGCTGGAGGCCGAGGGCAAGACCGCCGTGCTCGTGGGCATCGCCGGCGAGCTGGCGGGGGCCGTCGCGGTGGCGGACACGCTCAAGGAGCACGCCGGCGCCGCGGTCGACGCGCTGCGGCGCATGGGCCGGCGCGTCGTCATGATGACGGGCGACAACCGCCTCGCGGGCGAGGCGATCGGCCGCCAGCTCGGCATCGACGCGGTGCTGGCGGAGGTGCGCCCCGGCGACAAGGCCGGCGAGGTGAGGAAGCTCCAGGAGGCGGGGGCGGTCGTCGCGATGGTCGGCGACGGGATCAACGACGCGCCGGCGCTCTCGCAGGCCGACGTGGGGATCGCCATCGGCACGGGGACCGACGTGGCGATCGAGTCCGGCGACATCGTGCTCGTGCGCGGGGACGTGCGCGACGTGGCCGTGGCCATCGACCTCTCGCGCGCGACGATGCGCACGATCAAGCGCAACCTCTTCTGGGCCTTCTTCTACAACAGCGTCGGCATCCCGGTCGCCGCGGGCGCGCTCTACCCGTTCTTCGGCTTCCTCCTCAACCCGATGATCGCCGGGGCGGCGATGGCCTTCTCCTCGGTCAGCGTCGTCACCAGCTCGCTGCTCCTGCGCAACGCCCGGATGCGCCGGTAG
- a CDS encoding THUMP domain-containing protein codes for MTTGGLSLFATCPRGVEGLLAAELAGLGAAGVKETVAGVAFAGTLETAYRACLWSRLASRILLAIAPVAAADAAELYAAVRALPWEEHLAPDGTLAVDFSGANPAIAHTVFGAQKVKDAIVDRFRERAGRRPSVDLARPDLRVNVHLGGTAARVSLDLSGESLHRRGYRAETVVAPLKENLAAAVLVRAGWLAVAAAGGPLLDPMCGSGTLPLEAALLAGDVAPGLLRERFGFSRW; via the coding sequence ATGACTACCGGCGGCCTCTCCCTGTTCGCGACCTGCCCCCGCGGCGTCGAGGGGCTGCTCGCGGCGGAGCTGGCAGGCCTCGGGGCGGCCGGCGTGAAGGAGACCGTCGCCGGCGTCGCCTTCGCCGGAACGCTGGAGACCGCATACCGCGCCTGTCTCTGGTCGCGGCTGGCCTCGCGCATCCTGCTGGCGATCGCGCCGGTGGCCGCCGCCGACGCCGCCGAGCTCTACGCCGCCGTGCGCGCGCTGCCCTGGGAGGAGCACCTCGCGCCCGACGGGACGCTCGCCGTGGACTTCTCCGGCGCCAACCCCGCGATCGCGCACACGGTCTTCGGCGCCCAGAAGGTCAAGGACGCGATCGTCGACCGCTTCCGCGAGCGCGCCGGGCGCCGCCCCTCCGTGGACCTGGCGCGCCCGGACCTGCGGGTCAACGTCCACCTCGGGGGAACCGCGGCGCGCGTGTCGCTCGACCTCTCCGGCGAGAGCCTCCACCGGCGCGGCTACCGCGCGGAGACCGTCGTCGCGCCGCTCAAGGAGAACCTCGCCGCGGCGGTCCTCGTCCGCGCCGGCTGGCTCGCCGTGGCGGCGGCGGGCGGGCCGCTGCTCGACCCGATGTGCGGCTCGGGGACGCTGCCGCTCGAGGCGGCGCTGCTCGCCGGCGACGTGGCGCCGGGGCTGCTGCGCGAGCGCTTCGGCTTCTCGCGCTGGC